The nucleotide sequence ctggacttctatgatggatacaacatcaggatcgactgggcctcagtcAGACATCTATGTACTAATAgtcaggtcgagcgggccaatggcatggtcctccaaggactcaagccccgcatcttcGATTGACTCAGTAAGTATGCTGGgcaatgggttgtagaggtcctagtgatcctctagagcctgagaacgaccccaaaccaatccatggagttcacacctttcttcctagcctaaggggctgaagcagtgttgccctccgacctcgaccatggcaccccaagagtgaaggccttcgaccaagaccgagccatggaggctcagcaggacatggtcaacctactcgaggaggctcgtgagacgaccatcatctgctccactcgctaccagcaaactctctataggtaccatgaaagaaaaatcaaggggaggatcctcgaggtcgatgATCTCGTACTAAGGAGGACCTAGTCCaccaaggacaaacataagctctctctgccttgggaaggaccctacacagtgaccgaggtgatccaacTGAGTGCCTATCGGCTGAAGGATGACAATGACAACATTCTCACCAAtacatggaacatcgaatagttacatcgtttcttcccctaaagctcggtcttaccattttctttcCATTCAAAGTTTGCTCCTACAACACCCCAGCCCGAGCACTCTTAGCCTGGGTCACTCGAGGGCTCCACGGGGATGCGATACCACcctccttttttactatcatatagtaatactttttgcccaaatgaaagggtgtcgcccaaacaaaagggcatttCATTCcttttgattaccctatgtaacttctGTTTTAAAATCccaaccgatcacaccccaccatgacctacggttacgagcagctaagcctcatgggccatgcctgggttcttaaggttgtagcctatgggtcaactggtaggtgcaaaaaagaaaggacaaaaaaacaaagctatgctagggtaaaaacaagggcgaATGGGACAAGCTGCCCCTtatgagtgattccatcacaaaacaaaattgaaatattcatgaatgtaaaactattcacatgggggctcccccacaaacttgtcTTTTACATgtactgactatttctactctaaactctaCTATGGCCCCCAGCGGCATCGACTGATGGGACGGTCGATAAGGATAAAGGCAGCTCACTTTCGGTCGAGGCGACGTTCGGCTCAGTCAGAGGCgggacaacgctcgcttctgacctGATCTCCACTCCTTCCACAAGCTAGATGACATCCTCATGGCACATGTCTTCAGCCATGTTCaaacggtgagcctccatcatCCATTgcatggagacttgctcggcaactatctgtgcatatggcaccaaactctcccccaACGCATGGATTTCATCTGCGCTCCACCCGTCGGTGTACCCTCTACAGATGGCGGCAAAGTCCAGATCAGGGTGATGGGTCACCACCGAGGTCAACACCCCTAATGTCCTGTAGAACATGCCATCGGCGATGTGTGCCTGAACTTTGTTTGAGACCTCTGCTAGCTAGACGGTGGGCATACTGGTGCTCGGTCCTGACCCGAACACCTCAGATACGACCACCTAGGTGACATTGCAAATTTGGTCAAGCTCTCCCTCAAGAGCATGTCGGtcctcaagggacttggctagcgcctccACGCCTTGACCGACCGCCGCTTTGGTCGTCTCtagctcttgctctagagagccaatttttccacccagttctagaaaaagatgacaagtttagaagcaaaggaaaggaaataaCCAAGGCATCAATCGAAGGCGGAATAGATATATACCAAGGAGGGTGCTTTCGAGGATGAAGAGTCCTTCCTCTTGCTAGGTCACCATCTCGAGCAATCGAGCGTTTGACTCCTCTGCCCCGAGCACCTACCCTCGAAGCGCGACCACTTCTTATTCAGGATCCGACTAGGCCATCCGCTCCATgtctagagcctccaaggacttctgaagTGACACCTTGGTCTCCACCAAGTTGACCTTCACCGCATCAAGTTCCCGCTCAGCAGCAGTCACCCGCTTGACCGCACATTGTTCCACCACCCGTGCTCCCATCACCTCGACcgcccggtcttgggactcatgaCAGGCAAACTCTAGCTAGTGCctgagctcatcgatccaccatGACATCATTGCTTCCTGCCCCATCCGATCATGCTCCTCCTGAAGAAATCAGGCTTACGGGTCAACATCACCTCCATATCCTATGAGACAAGAAGCAGCCATACTGAGACAACCATTGAAAGGCCAAGAAGTCAAGAACAACACCAAAAACATAGAGAACTTACGTCTGCAATGCATGGTAGGTCCATTGTCATGGCTTGATAGACGAGCTCAACCCACtctaaggcctccttgagcctcgcctcACTATGGGCAagatcagactccatcgatagtcctctctccccaaGCAAGTGCTAGAGCCTCACTTCCTCCTCATCACAAAGGATGAACTAAGCCTTTCCCAGCTCGTtggggcaaggccacaccagctcacGGGTTGCCCCTGACCCACTGGAAGATCCAACCATTGCAGTGTCATGCGACGGCCAGATCATCACCAACTCCCACAATGGCAGGATGGCTGgcggctccaccctagtgcctaCCTCGCTAGAGCAAGGATCTCCACCACCTAGACTCCATGGCTCACCGGCAGATGTTCTACCTCTGGCCTGGCCATGTCTCCTCTcgacccctctagctctgaccaggAGGGTGAACTGTGTGCTCCACCGTCGAGCGAGGTAGGGAGCCCAAGTTCCCTCCAATCCTCCTCCACAGCTGTTGGGGGAGGGATCATGAGGGTCACCTCTAACCCAACCTCTGCCATCACCACAGGGATCGCCACCATCAccatcgccgccgctgccgccgtgctCACAACTGGCTAGAAAGACGCAACCCCTAGTAAGGAAGGTTGCGCCACCGCCAGCCTACTTCCTCTACCGCTCATCGTGACCTGCTataggctaggtctccactcttctTGCACGGGAGGTGGGGAGACTCCCAGTCCCACCAGCCCCTGGCTACTGTCAAACAAACATGagttagtcacactcaaaaagCTCTACTATGAGAACAAGAAGGAGCCTAAATGCTTACCTAGATGAAAGCGGTAGAGCCCTAAAGCCCCGACTAGCTGATGGTAGGCCGATCGGACAAGGATCACCCATGGGTCGCAATCCAGGCCCCCTCGCATCGACCGAGGCACGAGCCGACCCGACCAGTCCCCAGTTAGCCCACGAATGGTCGTGACCGCCAACTTGTGGTGGAACCACTAGAGCCACTGGCGAAACATCCCCCTGATGGGGGTCATGCACATGTGCCGGCCCCGAAGATGTAGGGGAATGAACATGTTCTTCCGATCGGCCAGCGTGCTCCGCCACACTCAGAGCAGGGGGTGTGGAGCCAATGATGCCTCCGAATGACGTGGCGACTATGCCCACTTTGCCTCTCATTCGATAGCTGTGTCTTCGCTCATGGTGCACTTCCTTGACTTAGGAATGTCACCGCGCATCTCTATATCACGTCCGTTATCAACGGATGCGGTCATAGGCTCATGATGCTCCACTGAGGTCATGATAGTGCCCCTATCTCCTTTGTCCTCGGAGGCACTCGCATCACcacccatctccgtgggctcctctgactcgagctctacCTCCACATCACTCCGGCTCTCACCCCCTAGACCTGTCGGCtgatttccttctccttttcAAACCTCCTCCGGGACTttttagctctcttcttcttcttggcaagcgccACCTCCTTCTAGGCATCTTGCCGAGCTACGCCCTCCGGCCCCCTTGGAAGGTGCGGCCGAGATTTGTAACCCATAAGTCCCTATGAAACGGGTAACCCAAAATCAAAACAAAGAAGAGCAAGAGGGAAAAGGTCATAGGAAAAGGGGGCATACTAGATTGGACAGCTTTATGGCGTGAAGAGGTCTAGGCGTCCCTTTGAGGGAGTCTTTATCCCTTAGCTATAGCACCCAATCAAGTCGACTTCATACTTCAACCTTTGGCAACTCCTCTGGCGACCTATGGTCGGGATCCATCGGGCCAATGTATTCCCACATCGGCCGTGTTCTTTCCACCAATGAGGCAAACCGatggcggaagaaggtgtggaagacccgCAACCCATTGAGGCCATGCTGCACAAGCTTCTAAAGTTATGCCTCGATAACTTCCAACTTGTTTTGCTGACTGACaggaccccacgaccagcttCCCCACCTCTCCGGCCTTCTTTCGGTGAACAATGAGAATGGCACCTCCACTagattcctgatgtagaaccactcgttGTGCCATCCccaattggagtcatagggggagtacgtAGGGTAGGGGGTTGACAGCTTTGGCTTCTTCTACAAGGTGAATCTCCCAACTGGTGTGGTTCTGGGTGGCTTCCCCTCGGATAGGGCTTGCCCACTGAAGATCCACCGGAAGTGGgccatgtgtggctccatcccaaggaaggcctcatagatgatGACAAAGTCGATGATGTGCAACACCCTAGTCgggttgaggtgctgtagctctaggccccacttgttgaggagcctacgcaagaaccagtgcgtggggtacccAAGCCTACGCTTGTGGAAAGCGAGAAAGGAGATGACCTCATCGGCCTGGGATTGTGGAACAACTTCTCTTAGTGCAGGAGCCCTCCAACGTGCCACCTCCTTCAATGGGAGTAgccccttctcagcgaaggcagccagcacctcctcatccacATTGGATGGCCTCCAGTTCGACGTCACACCTTGGATTCATGAACGGATCTgtaagttctcctctccctcactttaccctctctcctagaaaccgttGCAGTGCATGAATGGGCTTggcgaaaaggaagaaggagaagaggcagcagttggagaaaggcgaaggaatgggagaaaaaccctctctcttccccctaTTTAAATATGAGGAGGTGTACGATGGGACGACGTCCTAGCTAATGGGATGCGCCTGCCCAATGAAACATCGCCCGGTtaatgggacatggcctaggcagggcccaccactaccgcaacccAGGCATGGGAAACAAGGCACAACCACAGGCAAATGACCCTCGCCTTCCCAggtagggtttggaagggcccaccaacgggatctccatcaaggagaagcCAATGGGTCACCTTAGTCGATTAGATGGCTCGAGCGGCTGCCAAGAGATAGGTAAGAGAGCAATGGGATGCCCTAGGTGGGTTCTCCATCATGAATGACAGGCCCTGATTCCATTCGAACATATCCGacaagagctccccgaacccatcacatgagccatcgaggtaactttaccaaaaccCACTTTTACTTTTCCAATACATAGTCATTCATTCATTTCATTCATACaagcattcatacattcatccatacattaatcccatacatacaagcattacatatgtagctgttgcatcacaacgcttcatgttgcatcacgaagcggtagtcgcctcattcgatatgagcgacaatcgaccaaggttcgaaggctggcccatgaagggctcgaggccgcctcacatcaaatagagctaggggagaaaatgcagatgagccctagtggccctcgCCTAATCTGCTCAGGAGCaaacagggtcatcttgaccttctcgtttgatcctaacctcgagccatgcccatagaatctccatcaaggggaggccagtgggccacctaagttggtctctagaatggcttgggcatctaccgggaggtgggttaaggagtagtggaatgccacatgagggctatgccgacctggttatgaacgatggacccggattccactcggatgtgcctgttagtgagctcaccgagcacatcactcaagccatcgaggcaagcgacgttagcccaacccctccgattgcgaaaactgCAGATGGGGGAACACATGAAACTAGACggacccctcggccatgcccCGATGCTTGGGTCCGCAATCTGTTGTGCCTGACCCCTCGATAGCGTGCCGACACCTGGGTCCATGCTCCATTCACGCCTGAGCCCTCAGCCGCACCCCGATGCTTGGGTCCACGCTCTGTCTCACCTAACCACTTAGCCACACCTGACACTTGGGTCCGCGCTCCATCACGCCtgacccctcggccatgcccTGACAGTTGGGGACATGCCTGACACCTGGGTCTATGCTCCATCACGCTCGACCCATCGGTCGTGCCCCGATGCTTGGGTCCGCGCTTCGGCGATTGGGTCCACGCTCTATCGCGcctgacccctcggccacgccccAACACCTGGGTCCGCGCTCCGTCATGACCCGACCCCTCGACTGTGCCCCGACAATTGGGTTCAcgctccatcttgcctgaccccttggccatgcctgacacctgggtccatgctCCGTTGCACCTGACCCCTCAGCCGTGCTCTAACGCTTGGGTCcatgctccatctcgcctgacccctcggccaTGCACCGACACCTGGGTCCACGCTCTATCACGCCTGACCCATCAGCCATGCCCAACAGCTGGGTCTGCACTCCATCGCGCTCGACCCCTCGACCCACGAtcttacacccaccaggtgctctcataaaacaagcataaacaacCCCTTCAcaacttcatagaagtcccaaaagggcataggggctcctatcgggttcataaacctagggtccccaatggGCCCGCTTCCTAGCAAAAACTCAGTCCAGCAGACGGCGTAACGACAATGCGCGCCTCCCATACTAGCCTAGTTACCTAACGACCGGCCGAGAGAATGatctagtctccgaccggaaggcctagccaaggaggggacacagtccgactccgacctcctTTTCTAACTAGGGAAACGCCGGACCTCCACTCGTGATTCTTCCACGACCGACATGGTCAGAGCTGACTGGGAACGACTGAccgaggatgcccgctcggtaaggacccaaggatcaggtggagcagataaggcaaggcgctcaagtcaaccgcaataccgaggactataccctgccataccctgcacacctataggacaaTGCCATTAGGCCATGCTAGATGGGTACTATACAACCTTCTAAGTGTGTCAGaacccaaatagtgttgtgggcgccaacatttatcttacagtattgtaggcgccgacatttaccataccaggcgaacacggtaaaacctaCCAGACGCATCTAGGCATGAACAATATTGTGGATGCCGACAATCGTCTCCTACCCAGTGgtgtgagcaacaagactaggtagcacacgtacatactctctccctctctttctctctaacttgtaaggccatccccttcacctataaaaggagatgtGCTCTGTCCCACCAGGTACGGTCGCTAGATTCTCTCTCTAGATCTGGCTCTAGAGAACCTAAGCATTCGAACAGCTCCATAGCTCTAGATCTCAACAGCTCCACAGAGCATACACTCTAATACTTAGCACACGTTAGAGCACCTGACACTCTTAACCACTTGGTTTAGAGTCCGATCGGGACTCTAacaccccccttctcattccatacctgtttgtaaccccatagcaaactttgagcatctaggctcagaaataaagtcaccgactgaccaaaactagacgtagggtacgttgcctgaaccggtataaatcctgtgtcattgagtgctaggccacatctgatcataatgcacggcaaaactacaaatatttacgtgtttgtcacttttcgcactgacactatgcaagtggagatcactaaaatggtgtatcaacacccttggtatgttttctcagctccacacacctcaaatggccagttgtgggggtctatttataagccccactgagaaaatagccgttggggacgaaacccagcttttctgctactaaccagACGCTGCTATTGTcctaaccggacgtgtccgatcgtcccgaccgttggagcgtgCGCGTTGATTGAACTTGGCACTGAGTCCGGTCACtatcgatcggacacgtccggtcgtgctgGCGCcattctagaacctctctagactcgatcggatgctATAGTTCCTGCGTCTAGTCATCCAGTGTCGCCGCATCTGGTCACGCTGAAGACATTGCTATGACAAGGAACAGTGCCATCGTCGCGTTCGGTCATGTTTCTTCTTCAGCGTTTGGTCGCATGCTGACGCTTGCCATAGTCTCGgactactgatcggacgcgtccagtcacttatagggccgcgttcggtcacctctaccgagctcatttctttgtcatcttgcgtccggcttggttcccatcttcgtgcttggactttgcatgatatcttgggtcttctcttgtgcttctagggtcttgcttatggtgttgatcatgggatcatcatgttgccttcgtccaagtcacgtcttgcaccctattgaactataaaatgattacttgcaaattcattagtccaatttagttgtgttggtcatcaaacaccaaaatccaaagtaaatgggcctaggttCCATTTTTCTTACACCAATCATTTCCCATGAGTGCAAAATCTATTATGATAGAATTTCACTATGACTCAAAATCATCTGAAGTCTCGGAGCCCCAAACACACATGTGTAGTCTATCCTAGAACTGTTCATCCTCTCTTATAGAGGGCCTGACCTTCTTAGGTACCTTTTCCATAATATGACACATGCAAAGTCTATGAGTTGTATCCGGTAGAATCTAAGCAATAGCAGCCTTCATGCTTGCATCTTCATCTATTATGATTAGATGAGGTGCTACTCCACGCATAGCCTTCAGAAAGGTGTTAAACAACCATTCATATGACTCAATCTTTTCATTTGCCAAGAATGCTGCCCCTAGGAAAATACTTTGAAAGTGATGATTGACTCCAGTAAATGTCACAAAAATCATGTTATACTAGTTAGTGGTGTATGTTGAATCTACAGAAACCACATCACCAAAAACACCATAGTTTTCCCTGTATAAGTCATCTGCCCAAAACACATGAACAAGTCATCCTTGTTCATCCACCATAAAGTCATAAAAGAAGGCAGGATTTCCTTCCTTCTTTCGCTCAAGTTGTGCCACAAACATTTGTGCATCTACATCCTTGATTTTGCTCCTAAGGTCATGGTAATAGTTTTGCAAATCCCTCAGCGTGCACCCAACATTCTGAAACCCACCCTCACTGACATGGAGAAGTCTATAAGCTTGTGAGGTGCCAATGCTAGCCTTATAACAACTGAACAAAGTACTCTTTGCCCTCTCACTAACATTACGGTTGGATCTTAGCAAATGCCTCTTATCTGGTGACACAAAACCATGACTATGCTCCTCAACCATTGAAGCTATCCAATACTTCTTGTCACTGCCAAGCTTCACAACAATATGTGTCTCACAAACACATCTGGTTTCCATCACATTATGTGTCTTTCTCTTTTTTCCAGATTCATCAATAACATTTTTTACGTTCTCCTTTCTATACCCTTCCCTTGAACAATAATACCGCTTGAATAATATTTCATCATTTTGCTTCTTGTGCTGACCAACACGAATAGAGAAACCAGCTTCATGTGCATACGATTTGTAAAATTTCTCCACATCCGTAAGTGTATCAAACATCATTCCAACCACAGGCTTCAAATGATCCATGGCGGTGGCCTCAAAACTTGTTCCTGTAAGTCCCACGACGGCGGGATCAACGGCGATGACTTCAGAGAGGGCGTCGTTCCCTGTCCATGGCTGTTGCAGCTCTTGCTGCTGTTGGCTGTCGCCATCGTTCCGCATCGTCGTGCCATCCGGGTACGTTCTCTAGCAATCGGATTGACATAACTTGCAATCAAACGAAAAGGAAACCGGGCcatcaaaacaaaaacaaaaaacgaAAATAAAGGTCACGATAAGGAACTCACACATGCCGGAGCCACGTAGGACCTCGCAGATGGTCGGGCGCACGCAAAAACGAACTCGCCAAACACACCAGGCCAGGCGCACGGGCGGCAGCACTCAGCTCGC is from Miscanthus floridulus cultivar M001 chromosome 7, ASM1932011v1, whole genome shotgun sequence and encodes:
- the LOC136465004 gene encoding protein FAR1-RELATED SEQUENCE 5-like, whose translation is MAAQLAIVQEREAQARQDAEEAHGMFEDLSARSKLDGEEIAKLRKERDKLLQRNAAANEKAGEVLKELEMERDLRQKAKSRAIALQQRVDKDVEVVRSLRAELDDARTYPDGTTMRNDGDSQQQQELQQPWTGNDALSEVIAVDPAVVGLTGTSFEATAMDHLKPVVGMMFDTLTDVEKFYKSYAHEAGFSIRVGQHKKQNDEILFKRYYCSREGYRKENVKNVIDESGKKRKTHNVMETRCVCETHIVVKLGSDKKYWIASMVEEHSHGFVSPDKRHLLRSNRNVSERAKSTLFSCYKASIGTSQAYRLLHVSEGGFQNVGCTLRDLQNYYHDLRSKIKDVDAQMFVAQLERKKEGNPAFFYDFMVDEQG